A stretch of the Planktothricoides raciborskii GIHE-MW2 genome encodes the following:
- a CDS encoding TonB family protein translates to MSYALPLTNFLTVFRQPTGVALVASVGIHGLFGVGLEYVPILSKQKEISPVQLVELTPEQLGILPEFSQPDMAAMKFDTLVPPSPGAPLSGLPALPPLKEPLQPWTLPEGSSLYNGESVATIPNLENWPPTPPAIASEPPKKNSSSPLKNNRGLNQTPATQERVAVRSPLEELLSQLPPPPPVAPYNNQSDLFSQVPQQVYTIPALPDAPPELPPAPQFAPQFEGFNPSFPPTQVIPPQGQNLAPPLIDPQELVMNSPNPQNSPLPAGLTPGLQVGGSQPLLDTQQPVNPNLVLPPREQTSQNPGQEPSPAENAAVLAYKEKLRQAFRDGQSAAITANAQPESPKPESAQPTPPQPLTHHQQQMLAYHQQLKEQQRLQQQGGSLSAMEEAMLAGGEEFYTWFMQLRQELPDVAAKTPSAIADNYPLAACGQKLEGRAVVGTVVNPDGDIIKSPKILHSSGSDILDDAALQYVESNDFPAQDHPTAYQYPFEFSYSAETCAIAQPEKPEGDAANQPQSPQTVNPEAEPAENSNPAVTSGATTDQGATQSPPTEALQPQEERSPTPATSSPQATGNATGNATGNATGNATGNATGNATGNATPQSPASLTLETEPRNGNLQEFYAPVPVPTIDN, encoded by the coding sequence ATGTCTTACGCCCTACCCTTAACCAACTTTTTAACAGTCTTTCGTCAGCCGACAGGGGTAGCCCTGGTCGCCTCTGTGGGGATCCACGGACTTTTTGGCGTCGGTTTGGAGTATGTGCCAATCCTGTCAAAACAAAAAGAAATTTCCCCAGTGCAACTGGTGGAACTCACCCCGGAACAACTGGGTATTTTGCCAGAGTTTTCTCAACCAGATATGGCGGCGATGAAATTCGATACCTTGGTGCCGCCCTCTCCTGGCGCCCCTCTTTCTGGTTTGCCAGCGTTACCCCCTCTGAAAGAACCGCTGCAACCTTGGACATTGCCCGAAGGTTCTTCTCTTTATAATGGTGAATCTGTGGCGACTATACCCAATTTGGAAAACTGGCCGCCGACACCTCCGGCGATCGCTTCTGAACCGCCAAAGAAAAATAGTTCCTCACCGTTAAAGAATAATCGGGGCTTAAACCAGACCCCTGCCACTCAAGAGCGAGTTGCGGTGCGATCGCCCTTGGAAGAGTTACTCAGTCAATTACCCCCACCGCCCCCAGTGGCACCGTACAATAATCAGTCTGATTTATTCAGTCAAGTTCCCCAGCAGGTTTATACCATTCCGGCGTTGCCAGATGCTCCCCCGGAACTGCCTCCAGCCCCACAGTTTGCCCCACAGTTTGAAGGGTTTAATCCCAGTTTCCCCCCCACTCAAGTGATTCCCCCCCAGGGTCAAAACCTGGCACCTCCCTTGATCGATCCTCAAGAACTGGTGATGAATTCGCCGAATCCGCAAAATTCTCCTTTACCCGCTGGGCTAACCCCTGGTCTACAAGTGGGCGGATCCCAACCTTTGTTGGATACTCAACAGCCAGTTAATCCCAACTTGGTACTACCACCCAGAGAACAAACCAGTCAAAACCCAGGGCAGGAGCCTTCACCGGCTGAAAATGCCGCAGTTTTAGCCTATAAGGAAAAACTCCGGCAAGCCTTCCGAGATGGTCAATCCGCTGCAATAACCGCCAATGCACAGCCCGAGTCGCCAAAACCTGAATCCGCTCAACCCACTCCACCGCAGCCGTTGACTCATCATCAGCAACAGATGTTGGCATATCACCAACAGCTAAAGGAACAACAGCGCCTTCAGCAACAAGGAGGGTCTTTGTCCGCTATGGAAGAAGCGATGTTAGCGGGTGGGGAAGAGTTTTATACCTGGTTTATGCAATTACGCCAGGAGTTGCCGGATGTGGCGGCCAAAACTCCGAGCGCGATCGCCGATAATTATCCCTTAGCGGCTTGTGGTCAGAAGTTGGAAGGCAGGGCGGTGGTCGGGACTGTGGTGAATCCTGACGGTGACATTATTAAGTCACCGAAAATTTTGCATAGCAGTGGCTCGGATATTTTGGATGATGCGGCTTTACAGTATGTGGAGTCCAATGATTTTCCTGCCCAGGATCACCCTACCGCTTATCAATATCCTTTTGAGTTTAGCTACAGTGCGGAAACTTGCGCGATCGCCCAACCAGAGAAACCAGAGGGTGATGCAGCCAATCAGCCCCAAAGTCCTCAAACGGTCAACCCAGAAGCCGAACCTGCAGAAAATAGTAATCCTGCTGTCACCAGCGGCGCCACAACGGATCAAGGTGCAACTCAGTCTCCACCGACTGAGGCATTACAGCCCCAAGAGGAGCGATCGCCCACTCCGGCAACCTCCTCTCCACAAGCCACCGGAAATGCCACCGGAAATGCCACCGGAAATGCCACCGGAAATGCCACCGGAAATGCCACCGGAAATGCCACCGGAAATGCCACCCCTCAATCTCCGGCTTCTTTAACCTTGGAAACCGAACCCCGTAATGGGAATTTACAGGAGTTCTATGCTCCAGTGCCAGTGCCGACGATTGACAATTAA
- the rpmG gene encoding 50S ribosomal protein L33: protein MAKGVRIVVTLECTECRTNPTKRSPGVSRYTTQKNRRNNSARMELKKFCPHCNKHTVHKEIK from the coding sequence ATGGCTAAAGGTGTTCGTATTGTAGTGACGTTGGAATGTACAGAATGTCGCACGAATCCGACTAAGCGCTCTCCTGGAGTGTCTCGCTATACCACGCAAAAGAATCGTCGGAATAACTCGGCCCGGATGGAACTGAAAAAGTTCTGCCCTCACTGTAACAAACATACTGTTCACAAAGAAATCAAGTAA
- the rpsR gene encoding 30S ribosomal protein S18, whose amino-acid sequence MSYFRRRVSPINPKDPIDYKDVELLRKFVTERGKILPRRITGLTAKQQKELTVAIKRARILALLPFVNQEG is encoded by the coding sequence ATGAGTTATTTTCGTCGCCGAGTTTCCCCCATTAATCCCAAAGACCCCATAGACTACAAAGATGTAGAACTGCTGCGGAAGTTTGTCACCGAACGAGGCAAAATCCTGCCCCGTCGGATTACTGGGCTGACGGCCAAACAACAAAAAGAACTGACTGTAGCAATTAAGCGAGCCAGAATCTTAGCTTTGTTACCTTTTGTTAATCAAGAAGGTTAA
- a CDS encoding ribonuclease catalytic domain-containing protein: MEKGTLIEYRVHAERRLAVAERPDGKKNWIVIDEFGQSQSIRPQQVSYEIAKDGYKPSDLANFRKEVEPLIDPDSVEVAWEILVEDSEAVSPAEMALLLFSDQTPAQCYAAYSLLSQDKLFFKQKGDRYEPRPASQVAELKHQKEVEETRQRDWTEFLSRVSQSLAGEPVEWSNSDRIRIEAIEKYAVFGEEAKERMNAKEILAVLQRPETPEGAFDLLVDLGLWTEHENLFLRRTQIPINFSTKVLEVAHRCLISPPADPDENNRLDLTQMKVYTIDDESTQEIDDGLSVEYLEDGRERLWVHIADPTRLMSPGDELDLEARRRSTTVYLPTGMVPMFPAELATGPMSLIQGKICPALSFAIILEPDGAIAEYTIHPSLIQPTYRLTYEDVDEMLHLAISAEAELATLAKWANIRQAWRTSQGAISISMPEAVIKVKDDQIYINVLEDSMSRKLVSEMMILAGEVGGSYGQTNNIPLPFRAQMQPELPPEEELILLEPGPVRSCAIRRCMPRSEMGTNPARHASLALDAYTQVTSPIRRYSDLLAHFQIKAHLRGDTLPFSAQELQEMLMSVTSTAKEASLVERQTNRYWALEYLRRNSGEVWQALVLRWLKEEDNLGLILLEELGLELAWRFPRPFELGDRLDVQVSYSDPRRDQIHLQEKIYSTI, translated from the coding sequence GTGGAAAAGGGAACACTGATCGAATATCGCGTTCACGCAGAACGTAGACTCGCCGTCGCCGAACGTCCAGATGGCAAAAAAAACTGGATTGTGATTGACGAATTCGGTCAATCCCAAAGTATCCGTCCTCAGCAAGTAAGTTATGAAATTGCTAAGGACGGCTATAAACCGTCTGATCTGGCTAACTTCCGAAAAGAGGTAGAACCACTAATCGATCCAGATAGTGTGGAAGTAGCATGGGAAATTTTGGTAGAAGATTCCGAGGCAGTTTCTCCCGCAGAAATGGCCTTACTTCTGTTTTCTGACCAGACTCCGGCTCAGTGTTATGCAGCTTATTCTTTGTTGTCTCAAGATAAGCTGTTTTTTAAGCAAAAAGGCGATCGCTATGAACCTCGTCCCGCTTCTCAGGTGGCTGAACTGAAACATCAAAAAGAGGTGGAAGAAACTCGACAGCGGGATTGGACAGAATTTTTGTCCCGAGTTTCTCAAAGTTTGGCCGGTGAGCCAGTGGAATGGTCTAATAGCGATCGCATTCGCATTGAGGCGATCGAAAAATACGCCGTCTTTGGCGAAGAAGCCAAAGAACGGATGAATGCGAAAGAAATCTTAGCGGTCTTGCAACGTCCTGAGACCCCGGAAGGGGCTTTTGATCTTTTAGTAGACTTAGGATTGTGGACTGAACATGAAAATTTATTTTTGCGACGAACTCAAATCCCCATAAATTTTTCTACCAAGGTGCTGGAAGTGGCGCATCGTTGTTTGATTTCTCCCCCGGCTGATCCTGACGAAAACAATCGCTTAGACCTGACCCAGATGAAGGTCTATACCATCGACGATGAAAGTACCCAAGAAATTGATGATGGCTTAAGTGTGGAATATCTGGAGGATGGTCGGGAACGTCTATGGGTGCATATTGCTGACCCGACGCGATTAATGTCTCCAGGAGATGAGTTGGATCTGGAGGCCAGACGACGCAGCACCACGGTGTATTTGCCCACGGGAATGGTGCCGATGTTTCCGGCGGAGTTGGCGACGGGGCCGATGAGTTTGATCCAAGGCAAAATTTGTCCAGCCCTAAGTTTTGCGATTATTCTGGAACCCGATGGCGCGATCGCGGAATATACGATTCATCCCAGTCTCATCCAACCTACCTATCGCCTCACTTATGAAGATGTGGATGAGATGCTGCATTTGGCTATCAGTGCGGAAGCAGAGTTAGCAACTTTGGCGAAATGGGCAAACATCCGACAAGCATGGCGAACTTCCCAAGGGGCAATCAGCATTTCTATGCCCGAAGCGGTGATTAAAGTTAAAGATGACCAGATTTATATCAATGTCTTAGAAGACTCGATGTCCCGCAAGTTGGTCTCGGAAATGATGATTCTGGCTGGGGAAGTTGGCGGAAGCTACGGTCAAACTAACAATATTCCCCTACCTTTCCGGGCGCAAATGCAGCCAGAACTGCCCCCGGAAGAAGAGTTAATTTTATTAGAACCGGGTCCGGTGCGTTCTTGTGCTATCCGTCGCTGTATGCCCCGCAGTGAAATGGGGACAAATCCCGCCCGTCATGCGAGTTTAGCTTTAGATGCTTACACCCAGGTGACATCACCGATTCGCCGCTATAGCGATTTGTTGGCTCATTTCCAGATTAAAGCCCATCTGCGCGGCGATACGCTGCCTTTTTCAGCGCAAGAACTTCAGGAAATGCTGATGAGTGTCACCAGTACCGCCAAAGAAGCTAGTTTGGTGGAACGTCAGACTAATCGCTATTGGGCTTTGGAATATCTGCGGCGCAATTCCGGTGAGGTTTGGCAGGCTTTGGTGCTGCGTTGGTTGAAGGAAGAAGATAATTTGGGTTTGATTTTGTTGGAGGAGTTGGGCTTGGAGTTGGCATGGCGTTTCCCCCGTCCTTTTGAGTTGGGCGATCGCCTCGATGTGCAAGTCAGTTATTCTGACCCCCGACGAGATCAAATTCATTTGCAAGAAAAGATTTATTCTACCATTTAG
- a CDS encoding DUF6464 family protein, with protein MISIVLILTVGVIPSLISVWVLRQAQATANERLQRAIARAGSGWVPDDSPANQPPEPWQIIGDRTCQFNANSPYIRCAVNPQGPCQGCRHYEPANFSLQNLNY; from the coding sequence ATGATTTCTATCGTGCTTATTTTGACTGTGGGCGTCATTCCCTCATTAATTTCCGTTTGGGTACTCCGGCAAGCCCAAGCGACAGCCAATGAACGATTGCAACGAGCAATTGCCAGGGCTGGCAGCGGATGGGTTCCTGATGATTCACCGGCCAATCAGCCCCCAGAACCGTGGCAAATTATTGGCGATCGCACCTGCCAATTTAATGCCAATTCTCCCTACATTCGTTGCGCCGTTAATCCTCAAGGGCCTTGTCAAGGTTGCCGTCATTATGAACCGGCAAATTTTAGCCTACAAAATCTAAATTATTAA
- the corA gene encoding magnesium/cobalt transporter CorA, with protein MSHKPLPNLDIKEKIKEKINEKGQEKVTEKQHNFGGQKLEQEIEAEDKEEDYFDYFYDEPGSAPGTLTIESDAAPTKIVLIDYNLERATRVRINQPEECYQYLDTESVSWVDIQGLGNEATWQRIGGVFHLHPLVLEDVVNVPQRPKVEEYQEQLLIIAHMVMPMEDQQGFYLEQVSFVLSKHYLLTVQEEPEHDCFGLVRSRIRSGKGMIRKHGADFLAYALLDAIIDGFFPVLEDYGERIEELEDEVVANPSRKTLEKIYEVRRELLALRRAIWPQRHSINRLIRDDSKLISQDVRIYLRDCYDHVTQVIDLVETYRELTSGLMDVYLSAVSNKMNDVMKLLTIISTIFIPLTFIVGVYGMNFNPDASPFNMPELNSYWGYVGCWGVMIAIALSLVYFFWRRGWFENFSSVDKD; from the coding sequence ATGTCTCATAAACCATTGCCAAACCTAGACATCAAAGAAAAAATCAAAGAAAAAATCAATGAAAAAGGCCAAGAAAAAGTTACAGAAAAACAGCATAATTTTGGGGGACAAAAACTAGAACAAGAAATCGAAGCAGAAGATAAAGAAGAAGATTATTTTGATTATTTTTACGACGAACCGGGCAGCGCACCGGGAACTTTGACGATTGAATCGGATGCGGCTCCCACCAAAATTGTCTTGATTGATTATAACTTAGAGCGAGCAACTCGCGTCAGAATTAATCAGCCGGAAGAATGCTATCAATACTTAGATACAGAGTCAGTTTCTTGGGTCGATATTCAAGGTTTAGGAAATGAAGCAACCTGGCAACGGATTGGCGGAGTGTTTCATTTGCATCCCCTGGTACTCGAAGATGTGGTCAATGTACCACAGCGACCCAAAGTTGAAGAATATCAAGAGCAATTGCTGATTATTGCACACATGGTGATGCCGATGGAAGATCAGCAGGGTTTCTATCTAGAACAGGTGAGTTTTGTGTTGAGCAAACATTATCTGTTGACGGTTCAAGAAGAACCGGAACATGATTGTTTTGGGTTGGTGCGATCGCGCATTCGGTCGGGCAAGGGCATGATTCGCAAACACGGGGCTGATTTTTTAGCTTATGCATTATTAGATGCTATTATTGATGGGTTTTTCCCCGTATTAGAAGATTACGGCGAACGCATCGAAGAACTAGAAGATGAAGTGGTGGCAAATCCCTCGCGAAAAACCTTAGAAAAAATTTATGAAGTGCGGCGAGAATTACTCGCTTTACGGCGGGCAATTTGGCCGCAGCGCCACTCGATTAATCGGTTAATTAGAGATGATAGTAAGCTGATTAGTCAGGATGTGCGAATTTATTTGCGGGACTGTTACGATCACGTTACCCAAGTGATTGATTTAGTAGAAACTTACCGAGAATTAACCTCTGGGTTAATGGATGTCTATTTATCCGCTGTCAGCAATAAGATGAATGATGTGATGAAATTACTTACCATCATTTCCACGATTTTTATTCCCCTAACTTTTATTGTGGGGGTGTACGGGATGAATTTTAATCCCGACGCTTCGCCGTTTAATATGCCAGAATTGAATTCCTATTGGGGCTATGTCGGCTGTTGGGGAGTGATGATTGCGATCGCACTCTCATTAGTCTATTTCTTTTGGCGTCGGGGCTGGTTTGAGAATTTCTCCTCCGTAGACAAAGATTAA
- the galT gene encoding galactose-1-phosphate uridylyltransferase, with translation MSELRQNLITRDWVIIAHERSQRPNQFAKKIESDRIIPPYQADCPFCPGNEHDTAEEICCLGDRENWKVRAVFNKYPAVSPEKEPTRKIQKTYRSIAGFGVHEVIIEHPLHNVNPALLTISEIANIFSMYRERYRQLKRDPRIKTIVIFKNHGPKAGTSLEHPHSQIAATPIVPGQMRDRISEAMRYFDETGECLYCRTMKDELSASQRIISENKHFVAFIPYAALSPFHLWIFPKRHSSSFEQISDEEIIDMARILKTVLAKLYYGLNNPDYNYTIRSIPTDQDYTDYYHWYLAIIPRVSQAAGFELGSGMFINSSLPEESAEFLRSIEIPISSGNRDLDKKSPPYSI, from the coding sequence ATGTCAGAACTCAGACAAAATTTAATTACCAGAGATTGGGTGATTATTGCCCATGAACGGTCACAACGACCGAATCAATTTGCGAAAAAAATAGAAAGCGATCGCATCATTCCACCTTATCAAGCGGATTGTCCATTTTGTCCAGGGAATGAGCATGATACTGCCGAGGAAATCTGTTGTTTAGGCGATCGCGAAAACTGGAAAGTCCGGGCGGTTTTTAATAAATATCCCGCTGTTTCCCCGGAAAAAGAACCCACGCGCAAAATTCAAAAAACTTACCGTTCGATCGCCGGTTTCGGCGTCCATGAGGTGATTATTGAACATCCCTTGCATAACGTCAATCCGGCACTGCTGACAATTAGCGAAATTGCCAATATTTTTAGCATGTATCGGGAACGATATCGCCAACTTAAACGGGATCCTCGAATCAAAACAATTGTCATTTTTAAGAATCATGGTCCGAAAGCGGGAACGTCTTTAGAACATCCTCACTCGCAAATTGCGGCCACCCCTATTGTGCCCGGTCAAATGCGCGATCGCATCTCAGAAGCGATGCGATATTTTGATGAAACTGGGGAGTGTTTATATTGTCGAACAATGAAAGATGAACTCTCAGCCTCTCAGAGGATTATTTCCGAAAATAAACATTTTGTCGCCTTTATTCCTTATGCGGCATTATCCCCATTTCATCTATGGATTTTTCCCAAAAGACATAGCTCGTCTTTTGAGCAAATTTCTGATGAAGAAATTATCGATATGGCTCGGATTTTGAAAACGGTTCTGGCTAAACTCTATTATGGATTAAATAACCCAGACTATAACTATACCATTCGCTCAATTCCTACGGATCAAGATTACACGGATTACTATCATTGGTATCTGGCCATTATTCCCAGAGTATCACAAGCTGCCGGATTTGAATTAGGCAGCGGAATGTTTATTAACAGTTCTCTACCGGAAGAAAGTGCTGAGTTTTTACGTTCCATAGAAATTCCTATCTCGTCAGGCAACCGCGATCTAGATAAAAAATCCCCACCTTACTCAATTTAG
- a CDS encoding GUN4 domain-containing protein: protein MAKCPICYTEYLESTLETPLEKCAVCEWDLKYYNLPQTGKYRQAFAKKEQAHLDWARKMWQKYLVQQNHSLTQPVNVNPLVNNSYRESVNQSLEYAIILKLEARLEQLESRLQTSELEIKSLRSELAVEQEENRHLKSQMEWVLYVLQEANPQDIQQTLWQLQEWAHALSNYPAQNQPQNQPQNYLKSEVGMDYSKLEKLLAAGKWRQADERTWDIMLRVANQEDRGFLNLEDIEGFPATDLETIAWLWDYYSGGRFGFHIQYKIWQTVGNDYTIFCDRVGWRVKENWLYYDDLNCSITAAEGHLPVTGWRKRSCYGLGGATAQENTAALIARFNELNNVNI, encoded by the coding sequence ATGGCTAAATGTCCAATTTGCTACACCGAATATCTTGAATCAACCCTAGAAACACCCCTAGAAAAATGTGCCGTTTGCGAATGGGATTTAAAATACTATAATTTACCCCAAACTGGGAAATATCGTCAAGCCTTTGCCAAAAAAGAACAAGCCCATCTCGACTGGGCGAGAAAAATGTGGCAAAAATATCTCGTACAACAAAATCACTCCCTGACTCAGCCCGTAAACGTCAACCCTTTAGTCAATAATTCTTATCGAGAATCAGTCAATCAAAGTCTTGAATATGCCATCATTCTCAAACTGGAAGCCCGATTAGAACAATTAGAATCTCGGTTACAAACATCTGAATTAGAAATTAAAAGCTTACGCTCGGAATTGGCCGTTGAACAAGAGGAAAATCGCCATTTAAAATCTCAGATGGAATGGGTTTTGTATGTCTTGCAGGAAGCCAACCCCCAAGACATCCAACAAACTCTCTGGCAACTCCAAGAATGGGCTCATGCTCTAAGCAATTACCCAGCCCAAAATCAACCCCAAAATCAACCCCAAAATTATCTAAAATCCGAGGTGGGGATGGACTATTCTAAGTTAGAAAAACTCCTGGCAGCGGGAAAATGGCGACAAGCCGATGAACGCACTTGGGATATTATGCTTAGAGTGGCTAATCAGGAAGATCGAGGTTTTTTAAATCTTGAAGATATCGAAGGATTTCCGGCTACGGACTTAGAAACGATCGCATGGCTTTGGGACTATTATAGTGGCGGTCGATTTGGCTTCCATATTCAGTATAAAATTTGGCAAACTGTGGGCAATGACTACACTATTTTTTGCGATCGCGTGGGTTGGCGAGTCAAAGAAAATTGGCTGTATTATGATGATTTAAATTGCTCTATTACCGCCGCCGAAGGTCATTTGCCGGTTACAGGATGGCGTAAACGGTCTTGTTATGGCCTCGGTGGGGCTACAGCCCAAGAAAATACTGCCGCTTTAATTGCTCGCTTTAATGAATTGAATAACGTGAATATTTAA
- a CDS encoding alpha/beta hydrolase has product MPLNQETEIFLEQVAQSGQPPLHEQQPETARKMNAVFVAASHPPEPVAQVEPRTIPGPGGEIPLLIYTPFGAGPFPLLVYFHGGGWVIGDLPMVDSICRTLANAAGCVVVSVDYRLAPEHKFPAGLEDAYTATKWVAENAALLNGDSRLIAVAGESAGGNLAAGVTLMARDRGEFALIYQLLIYPATQYQSNTPSFHQYGENYFLTADSINWFWHHYLPSPTEGKNPYASPLLAENLANLPPGLIVTAEFDPLRDEGETYGDRLREAGVEIKTIRYDGTIHAFINFAKFLPLGQTALKEIGAILQTAFTQGKNHS; this is encoded by the coding sequence ATGCCGCTAAATCAAGAAACCGAAATATTTTTAGAACAAGTAGCCCAGTCCGGTCAACCGCCACTACATGAGCAGCAACCGGAAACTGCCCGCAAAATGAACGCCGTGTTCGTGGCTGCTTCCCACCCCCCCGAACCTGTAGCCCAAGTGGAACCTCGCACCATCCCCGGTCCTGGGGGAGAGATTCCCCTCTTGATTTATACCCCCTTTGGGGCTGGGCCCTTTCCCTTGTTGGTGTATTTTCACGGGGGCGGTTGGGTAATCGGTGATTTGCCAATGGTGGATAGTATTTGTCGGACTTTAGCCAATGCCGCTGGTTGTGTGGTGGTGTCCGTGGATTATCGGTTAGCCCCCGAACATAAATTTCCCGCAGGGCTAGAAGATGCCTACACCGCAACTAAGTGGGTGGCGGAAAATGCGGCATTATTAAATGGCGATTCCCGCTTAATTGCGGTAGCGGGGGAAAGTGCCGGGGGAAATCTTGCGGCAGGGGTGACGTTAATGGCACGAGATCGCGGCGAATTTGCTTTAATCTATCAATTACTGATTTATCCTGCTACTCAATATCAATCCAACACCCCATCCTTTCACCAATATGGAGAAAACTACTTTTTAACGGCTGACTCAATTAACTGGTTTTGGCATCATTATTTACCCAGTCCCACGGAGGGAAAAAATCCTTATGCATCTCCCTTGTTGGCGGAAAATTTGGCCAATTTACCCCCAGGATTAATTGTCACTGCTGAATTTGACCCCCTGCGCGATGAAGGGGAAACTTACGGCGATCGCCTCCGGGAAGCTGGGGTAGAAATCAAAACCATTCGCTATGATGGCACCATCCATGCTTTTATTAATTTCGCGAAATTCTTGCCCCTGGGTCAAACTGCCTTAAAGGAAATTGGGGCAATTCTCCAAACTGCCTTCACCCAGGGAAAAAATCACTCTTAA
- a CDS encoding acyl-CoA dehydrogenase family protein translates to MSSQPPLLEIAEFYLRSEIAPQAAAIDRDQAVLRWAMQGLGDRSLLALKLTESEEDFRRFQEMVARYSGALAFLQIQHQSASSTIFASENKALKQAYLPDLATGDRLLGVGFSHLRRAGEPRIKAFPVKGGYRISGDLRWATGFDIFPELIVAATLADGRAVFAIIPFTNTTQPNGGEIHFSEPMQLAAMQSTNTVIGEIKNWFVPHDYIVGIQPPGWIHQNDRKKVLMFSFFCLGCARAALDIIEQTAKTKHLPIIQETFEVLDRKLTRCREAILSELATEVIYENGLKLRAEAIALANRCAHAAVTVASGEANYLDHPAQRVYREVLLFTVFGQTTDVMTATLHQLMVDG, encoded by the coding sequence ATGAGTAGTCAGCCACCCCTGCTGGAGATTGCGGAGTTTTATCTGCGGTCAGAAATCGCGCCCCAAGCCGCTGCCATCGATCGTGACCAGGCGGTGTTGCGTTGGGCAATGCAAGGATTGGGCGATCGCTCCTTATTAGCCTTAAAACTCACCGAATCAGAAGAAGACTTTCGGCGGTTTCAGGAAATGGTCGCCAGATATTCTGGTGCTTTAGCCTTTCTGCAAATTCAGCATCAAAGTGCCAGTAGTACGATCTTCGCCAGTGAAAATAAAGCACTGAAACAAGCTTATTTACCAGATTTGGCAACGGGCGATCGCCTTTTGGGGGTTGGCTTTTCCCACCTCCGACGTGCTGGGGAACCCCGGATCAAAGCCTTCCCGGTCAAAGGGGGCTATCGCATCTCTGGGGACTTACGTTGGGCGACGGGATTTGATATATTTCCCGAATTAATTGTAGCGGCCACCTTAGCCGATGGTCGGGCAGTCTTCGCCATTATTCCTTTTACCAATACTACCCAACCGAATGGGGGCGAAATTCATTTTAGCGAACCTATGCAGTTAGCGGCCATGCAGTCTACCAATACGGTCATTGGGGAAATTAAAAATTGGTTTGTTCCCCACGATTATATTGTGGGCATTCAGCCCCCCGGTTGGATACATCAAAATGACCGCAAGAAAGTGCTGATGTTTAGTTTTTTCTGCTTAGGTTGTGCTCGCGCTGCTTTAGATATTATTGAACAGACGGCGAAAACAAAACACTTACCAATTATTCAAGAAACCTTTGAGGTTTTGGATCGGAAGTTGACCCGGTGTCGCGAGGCAATTTTGTCAGAATTGGCAACAGAGGTGATCTATGAAAATGGTTTAAAATTACGAGCGGAGGCGATCGCTTTAGCTAATCGTTGTGCCCATGCTGCCGTCACTGTTGCTAGTGGGGAAGCGAATTATCTTGATCATCCCGCCCAACGAGTTTATCGAGAAGTGTTACTATTTACAGTCTTTGGTCAAACCACTGATGTAATGACCGCGACTTTACATCAATTAATGGTTGATGGTTGA